In Polyodon spathula isolate WHYD16114869_AA chromosome 11, ASM1765450v1, whole genome shotgun sequence, one genomic interval encodes:
- the LOC121322940 gene encoding disco-interacting protein 2 homolog A-like isoform X3, whose product MAERCSAGFLLMEPTAAMAMNLPAEVREKLAELELELSEGDITQKGYEKKRAKLVAPYIPQTQGVDPSLQIENRIHSSSQPTPAVSKQQKSCASNSRDERFRSDVHTEAVQAALAKYKERKMPMPSKRRSVLVQSSVEACTPPDTSSASEDEGSLRRPGPPSVERWFNRVIQGSSTSSSSSSTSSHPGGWPLGPASTAATTVLADLMAQSQIENHSAPPDVTTGLSQRSVHIERPQVASVRGVPRGLHNTTILETADGVPVNSRVSSKIQQLLNTLKRPKRPPLREFFLDDFEELLDVQQPDPNQPKPEGPAMSPLAGEPPGVVTNWPPSLLTAMQRWGTTQPKTPCLTALDNSGKPVYTLTYGKLWSRSVKLAYTLLNKLSTKNEPLLRPGDRVALVFPNNDPVMFMVAFYGCLLVELVPVPIEVPLTRKDAGSQQIGFLLGSCGVTLALTTDACQKGLPKAQTGEVATFKGWPRLLWFVTDGKHLAKPPKDWHPLVRDASNDIAYIEYKTSKEDSTMGIAVSHAAMLAHCHALTQACGYTEAETITNVLDFKRDAGLWHGVLTSVMNRMHVISIPYSLMKVNPLSWIQKVHSYKARVAVVKSRDMHWSLLSQRDQRDISLSSLRMLIVADGANPWSISSCDAFLNVFQARGLRPEVICPCASSSEALTVAIRRPPEMGVPPPGKAVLSMTGLSHSVIRVDSEEKLSVLTVQDVGQVMPGALVCVVRVEGTPYLCKTDEVGEICVSSNTTGVAYYGLPGITKNIFETIPLTAAGVPLTDRHFTRTGLLGFVGPDKLVFVVGKMDGLMVVSGRRHNADDVVATALAVEPMKFVYRGR is encoded by the exons GTGTAGACCCCTCTCTGCAGATTGAGAACAGGATCCATAGCTCCTCCCAGCCCACCCCGGCTGTGAGCAAGCAGCAGAAGTCCTGCGCATCCAATTCACGGGATGAGCGCTTCCGATCTG ATGTGCACACTGAAGCAGTTCAAGCAGCCCTGGCCAAATACAAAGAGCGGAAAATGCCAATGCCCTCCAAGAGACGTTCAGTTCTAGTGCAGTCCTCTGTGGAAGCATGCACCCCCCCAG ACACTTCGTCGGCCTCGGAGGACGAGGGCTCCCTGCGCCGGCCTGGCCCCCCCAGCGTGGAGCGCTGGTTTAACAGAGTGATCCAGggctcctccacctcctcctcctcctcctccacctcatcGCACCCGGGAGGGTGGCCCCTCGGCCCGGCCAGCACCGCTGCAACCACCGTGCTGGCAGACCTCATGGCTCAGTCCCAGATAG AAAACCACTCTGCCCCCCCAGATGTGACCACCGGCCTGTCCCAGCGCTCGGTGCACATTGAGCGGCCCCAGGTGGCGTCTGTGCGGGGAGTCCCGCGAGGCCTCCACAACACCACCATCCTTGAGACTGCGGACG GTGTCCCAGTGAACAGCCGCGTCTCCTCCAAGATTCAGCAGCTGCTCAACACTCTGAAGAGACCCAAGCGACCCCCGCTGAGAGAGTTCTTCCTGGACGACTTTGAGGAGCTGCTGGATG TCCAGCAGCCAGACCCGAACCAGCCCAAGCCTGAGGGGCCGGCCATGTCCCCGCTGGCAGGGGAGCCCCCCGGGGTCGTGACGAACTGGCCCCCATCTCTTCTGACTGCCATGCAGCGTTGGGGAACCACTCAGCCCAAAACCCCCTGTCTCACCGCACTGGACAACTCCGGGAAACCAGTCTACACCCTCACATATG GTAAGCTGTGGAGCCGCAGTGTGAAGCTGGCATACACTCTACTGAACAAGCTGAGCACCAAGAATGAACCCCTACTGAGGCCAGGAGACCGG GTTGCGCTTGTGTTCCCGAACAATGACCCGGTCATGTTCATGGTTGCGTTCTATGGTTGTCTGCTGGTGGAGCTGGTTCCAGTTCCCATTGAAGTGCCGCTGACTCGGAAG GATGCAGGAAGCCAGCAGATCGGATTCCTGCTGGGCAGTTGCGGGGTCACCCTGGCTCTCACCACTGACGCCTGCCAGAAGGGCCTGCCCAAAGCACAGACTGGGGAGGTGGCAACATTCAAAG GTTGGCCTCGTCTGCTGTGGTTCGTGACGGACGGGAAGCACTTAGCGAAGCCCCCAAAAGACTGGCACCCCCTAGTTCGAGACGCCAGCAATGACATCGCTTACATAGAG TACAAGACGAGCAAGGAGGACAGTACCATGGGCATTGCCGTGTCTCATGCCGCCATGCTGGCACACTGCCACGCCCTGACGCAGGCTTGCGGCTATACAGAGG CTGAAACCATCACCAACGTGCTGGACTTCAAGAGGGATGCGGGTCTGTGGCACGGCGTTCTGACG AGTGTTATGAACAGGATGCATGTGATCAGTATCCCCTACTCCCTGATGAAGGTCAATCCCTTGTCCTGGATACAGAAAGTGCACTCCTACAAAG CGCGCGTGGCGGTGGTGAAGTCACGGGACATGCACTGGTCCCTCCTGTCGCAGAGAGACCAGCGGGATATCAGCCTCAGCTCCCTGCGCATGCTGATTGTAGCCGACGGGGCCAACCCCT GGTCGATCTCGTCATGTGACGCCTTCCTGAACGTCTTCCAGGCGCGTGGGCTGCGCCCCGAGGTCATCTGCCCCTGCGCCAGCTCTTCCGAGGCCCTCACTGTCGCCATCCGCAG ACCCCCGGAGATGGGCGTGCCTCCCCCTGGGAAGGCAGTGCTCTCGATGACTGGGCTGAGTCACAGCGTGATCCGCGTGGACAGCGAGGAGAAACTCTCTGTGCTGACGGTGCAGGACGTGGGCCAGGTCATGCCAGGGG CTCTGGTATGCGTGGTGAGGGTGGAGGGCACCCCGTACCTGTGCAAGACGGATGAGGTGGGAGAAATCTGCGTCAGCTCCAACACCACTGGCGTCGCCTACTATGGGCTGCCGGGCATCACCAAGAACATCTTCGAG ACCATTCCTCTGACTGCCGCAGGGGTTCCCCTCACTGACCGGCACTTCACCAGGACTGGCCTGCTAGGCTTCGTGGGGCCG GATAAGCTGGTTTTTGTGGTGGGGAAGATGGATGGTTTGATGGTGGTTAGTGGTCGGAGGCACAACGCTGATGACGTTGTCGCCACAGCGCTGGCAGTGGAGCCAATGAAATTTGTTTACAGAGGAAGGTGA